The genomic interval CAGGCCCGCTGGCTCCGCACCGTTTATCATGGTCTCCCGGAAAAATTGCTGACGCCGCAGCCGATCACGCCAGGTTATCTCGCCGTGCTCGGTCGCATCGCTCCGGAAAAAGGCGTCGACCGCGCGATCAGGATCGCCCTTCGATGCGGCATCCCGCTCAAGATCGCCGCAAAAGTCGATCGCGCCGACCAGGACTATTACGATGAAGTCATCCGCCCGATGATGGATCATCCGCTTGTGGACTTTATCGGCGAGATCAGCGACCACGAGAAGCCGGCTTTCCTCAGCGGCGCCATCGGGCTGCTGGTGCCGCTCGCCTGGCCTGAACCGTTCGGCCTCGTCATGATCGAGGCGATGGCGTGCGGAACGCCCGTCATCGCCTACAATCGCGGTTCGGTTGCCGAAATCATCGAGGATGGCCGGACCGGCTTTATCGTCGAGGACGAAATCAGTGCCGTCGCCGCCGTCGACCGCCTGGCGTCGCTCGATCGCGCAATCGTCCGCAAGGAATTCGAGGCGCGTTTCACGGCACGGCGCATGGCACTGGATTATCTCGATGCCTATCAGGACCTGATCGAGGCCACGACGCCGAGGATCAAGCTGGTCAGCAGCGCCGAATGATACCGCAGCCTGCCTTGAGCCCGCCTTGCCGACCCACAGTATGGCTCGGCGGGCGGTCGCTTCGATAACCGCAGCCGGCAGAGTGATGGAACGCCTCGGCTACCAATTCGTTCCTCCATCCGGAGGAAATATCATGCGCAATTTGATCTGTGCGGCCCTGTCGGCCGCGGCCATTCTGGCAATCGGCACTCCGGTTTCGCCGGCCTCAGCTCATGACTACAGATACTGCCTGCAAGGCAGGGAGTGGGGTTATCCGGGAAACTGCCAGTTCTCGACATACCGGCAGTGCATGATCACGGCATCAGGCACCGACGCCTATTGCGGAATCAATCCGCGCGTCGCTTTCCGCGAGCGAGGACATTACCGGTAAGCCGTAACGACCGCCAATTCGGCGGTTGAATGACATCGAGCGTTCGAACGGAAGTTCGTCGAGGCTTAATCGGTCGCTAGAAGATTCATTTGGCGAGCGCGGGCAGGTGAACGCCATAAGCGCTAGTGTCCCGACTCCGAAGTTCGCATGGCCTTGCAGCAACCTTTGATGCGAGCTCCGGAATCAGAGGGACACGCACTTTATGACTAGCTGCGCTCGTCCTTGCGGGGGAATGAGCCGAACAGAACCTTTTTGAAGTCGCGCACGCCGGTTGAAATTCGGGACCAACCGCAGGTCGAGAAAAAATCTTCCTTGCAGTGACTGGCAATCTTCGGGCGCGGGCGCGGAAGTACAGCTACACGCCTTTCGGCCATTTTCGGCGCTGTCGTCAGCCTGACATTGCCGGAGCCGGCGTTGGGCTTGACCGCGGCCTTGGCCTGCTCGACCTGCTGCCGCTTCCGAAAAAACGCCGCCGCGATGATGCCGCGCCGCTGGTCCTTGAGATAAGCGGCATACTGCTCATCGATATGCTTCTGCTCTTCCGCCGTCGGGTTCGGACCTGCGATGTCGAAATGCCGGTTCTGCATGAAGTCGTAATAGGTGTAGCCGCCGCTGGGCTTGCGCCGGCCGGCGAATTTGGCCTCGCATGTCGTAATCTGCTTGTCCTTGTCCTCCGCGGACGTCGCATTTTTTTTCGCACGCGCAGCGCAATCCTCGAAGTCAACTGGCGTGCGCGACCACCATCCCGCGTCCGCTTCCACGGAGACCAGCACCAAGCCGCAAACGATTGCCAAACCTGATAGAAGCCTTCTCGTGCCAGCCACCGCCAACAACCCCGTCCATCGCTCTCCCGATCGACCGATTCTCAGGAAATATCGCTGCCTTGTCACCCCCGGATCGAGGTTATCCCGCTTTTGCTTTCGGCCGACGGCGGGTCAGACCGACGCTGCGTCAGACCAGCGCCAGCTTGCGGTCGATGACAAGCAGGACGCGGTCGAGTTCGTGGCCACGCCGCAGGACCAGGCCGCTTGCCGAAATCACGCTATAGGCGCCCTGCTTGCGCGCCAGCCGCGGATCTTTCTCGATGCGGTAGATCGGAACTTCCGAGGCGCGGCGGAAGATCGAGAACACCGCACGGTCCTTGAGGAAATCGATGGCATAATCTCGCCACTCGCCATTGGTGACCATGCGTCCATAAAGATTGAGGATGTGATTGAGTTCGAGGCGGGTGAACGTTACGCGGCCTGGAACGGGGAGCGCGGCGGGACTGCGATCCGCCGCGCGGCTCTCGCTTGGATCAACGTCGCCCGATAGCGAACTCATCGGCGCCTCCTGTCATGTCGACGACATGATCGCGCCGGATACGCCTCGCCGCAAGAGGGCTTGAGTGTTCCGAGAGGCCCTGACGCGTTTTCATCACGCGAACCGATACTCAGCCTTGGGTCAAGCCCGAGGACATGCTTCGCTCGAAAACGCTGTAGCTGCGTCAGAACGCCGCGATCAAAACAGTGCCGTAACACGAACGTTAGTCAAAATCATAATGCAGCCCAATTTCCGTCAAGCAACCGCCCTGCTGGATTGCGAGATAGCAGACACTGCGATGGCCCGGTCCTTTCGGTACCGGATCCTCAGCCCCCAGCCCCCCGGGGCCATCAGGATCGGGCCTATTCGCAGGGAACTAAAGCCCAAGACCGCTCGGGACCGGCGAAAGCTGGTCCTTTTTCTTTTGCGAGACATTCCCTCTTTGGAGGGAGCCGCCGGTGGTCGATTCGCGCATCGGGTCTGCGTCATCCTCGCAAACGCGTTGCACCCGTCGGACAAGAACATCCCGAAATGACGATCCGAAAAGTTGAGAACGATCAGCGCAGCGAGGTATAGGCCGCACCGAGCATCAGACCAGGCCTGTCGCGATTGCCATCCTGAACGTAGACGATCGCGGCATCGACGCCATTTTGCGCGATATTCTCCATCGGCACCGCCCAGGTACCGGCCTTGCCGGTCCAGTCGCCGACCTTGAGCCAGCTTCGAACGACGTTGTGGTAGGTCACTTCGCGGCCGCCGTTCTCACCGCGCCCGATCGCGATCGGCACGGCCTTCGAGATCGCACATATCCAGATTTCGCCGTGATCGGTGGGATGATTGGCGCTGGCGGACGCAACCGACACATTGAGCTGCCGTCCCGACACCGCCATCGAGACCGGCACCGACATCACGTCGTCGTTCTTCTTGGTATCGCGGACCGCCTTGTCGATGGCCGCACGATCGCTGCCGATCACATGGGCCGATCCGTTGACGATCACCTGCGGCGTGTAGACGTCACGGTCGCCGCGCATCTGCGAATAAGCCTTCTGGCGCGCGGTGAAGCGGTTGTCGGCCAGCGTATCCTTCCAGCCGAGATAGT from Nitrobacter sp. NHB1 carries:
- a CDS encoding glycosyltransferase family 4 protein — its product is MRIAQVAPLTEAVPPKLYGGTERVVHWLTEELVALGHDVTLFASGDSHTSARLDATWPKALRLDGAVCDPNALHMVMLERVRRKCDDEEFDFLHFHLDYYPFSLFSRQPTPFLTTLHGRLDLPEHKPVFTAFSSIPVISISNAQRRPVPQARWLRTVYHGLPEKLLTPQPITPGYLAVLGRIAPEKGVDRAIRIALRCGIPLKIAAKVDRADQDYYDEVIRPMMDHPLVDFIGEISDHEKPAFLSGAIGLLVPLAWPEPFGLVMIEAMACGTPVIAYNRGSVAEIIEDGRTGFIVEDEISAVAAVDRLASLDRAIVRKEFEARFTARRMALDYLDAYQDLIEATTPRIKLVSSAE
- a CDS encoding DUF3551 domain-containing protein; the protein is MRNLICAALSAAAILAIGTPVSPASAHDYRYCLQGREWGYPGNCQFSTYRQCMITASGTDAYCGINPRVAFRERGHYR
- a CDS encoding DUF2794 domain-containing protein, coding for MSSLSGDVDPSESRAADRSPAALPVPGRVTFTRLELNHILNLYGRMVTNGEWRDYAIDFLKDRAVFSIFRRASEVPIYRIEKDPRLARKQGAYSVISASGLVLRRGHELDRVLLVIDRKLALV
- a CDS encoding DUF1223 domain-containing protein; translation: MMTHGCLSRLFGALSVCAFVAVVAPAKAGPRAVVELFTSQGCSSCPAADKILGDLSRDPSIVALSMPIDYWDYLGWKDTLADNRFTARQKAYSQMRGDRDVYTPQVIVNGSAHVIGSDRAAIDKAVRDTKKNDDVMSVPVSMAVSGRQLNVSVASASANHPTDHGEIWICAISKAVPIAIGRGENGGREVTYHNVVRSWLKVGDWTGKAGTWAVPMENIAQNGVDAAIVYVQDGNRDRPGLMLGAAYTSLR